The Clostridium sporogenes region CAATACTTGTTAATACAGATATAAGTCCAAGCCTCCAATCAAGAAAAAACATAAATATCACAAGAATAATAGATGATAAAATATAACTCATCATGTTAGCTACAGTACTCATAGCCACCTCTTCAATAAATATCATATCTGTACTCAATACAGAACTAATCTTACCAATATTGCCCTCGGTATAGTATCCCATAGGTAGTTTGCGAAGATGATCACCAAGCTCAATTCTCTTATCTGCAAACATCATATAACCAGCTGCACTTTGCAATTTATCTATAAAATTATGAATAAACATTTGAACAATTATAGTTACAACTAAAGCAATTCCTACATGAAGACAATCCTTTGGCGTGATAGAATTATTGTAAAACTTTGATAAAATAACAAAAGCATAGTATATTGGTAGTTTAGATAAAATAGATTCAACTACAGCAAGAACAAATGCAAATTTAATCCTTCCTTTATACTTTCCAGAGAGTTTTAGAATCCTTTGAATTAATTTAATTATCATCTTAAATACCCTCCTTTTTTTCCTTTAGTTGCCATCGAGCACTATTCTCACCTGCATTCCAAAGTTTTTTATAAATTGGACTGCTTTCTAAAAGTTCACTGTGAGTTCCCTTAAAAGCTATAGAGCCATTATCCATAATACAAATTTGCTGGGCATCCTTAATAGATGATAGCCTATGTGCAATAACCAATAATGTCTTGTCTTTTACAAGTTCTGTAATAGCTTGTTCTATTTTTTCCTCATTTTCAGGATCTGCAAAAGCAGTGGCTTCGTCTAAAATAACTATAGGAGCATTTTTTAATATTGCCCTAGCAAGAGTAATACGTTGCCTTTGCCCTCCTGAAAGTTGATTTCCACTGTCTCCAACTGAAGTATAAAAACCCTTTGGTAATCGCTCTATAAACTCCATACATTGAGCCTTCTTTGCAGCCTCCATAACTTCTTCATCTGTGGCACCTTGTCTGCCTAAACGTATATTTTCCATAATACTAATATTAAACAAATACTGATCCTGAGCAACATAGGCTATTTTATCATTCAAAGCCTCTAAGCTCATTTCACAAATATTTTGACCACCAATAGAAATACTGCCATTATTAAGTTCATAATAATGAACTAAAAGTTTGGCAAGTGTACTCTTACCAGAACCAGACTCTCCTACCAATGCTGTCATTTCACCTTCCTTTGCTGTAAAACTAACATTATGAATAACTTCTTGCTCTCCATAAGAAAAAGAAACCTTATCAAAATCTACAGTATAATCTTTGCCATTAAAAGCTGCATTAGTTTCTTTTAGTGCCTCTGAACTTAAAACTTGCTCTAATGCAGTAATTTTATAGTTTAGTTGAGGAAGTGCAGGCATAAAGCTTAAAGCTTTTAAAAGCGGAATCCCAATACTAATTGATAAGCATAAAACCAAAATTAAATTTGGAAGGGTTGAATATCCCTTAAGTACAAAAAAAGAACCTAAAGGCAATGTTAATATAATTGTACAAGGCAATAAACTACTATACAAAGCCATCCATGGCCAGCATGCCTTAAACCATTTTAAAGTTAAATCTCTGTAATTTAAAACATCCCCTTTAAACTTAGCATAAGACTCTCCTTCTCTATTAAATACCTTAACAACTTCCATTCCATTTATATACTCAATAATAGTGTTGTTCATCACTTGTCCAGCCTGATAGTATCCTCCCATTTCTTTCATTCCTATAGAATACATAATCATCATAGCTGCAAAACTAATTGGCACCGATGCTAAAGACAAAAATGCCAATTTCCAATCATTTATAAACATCATAATATAAACAACTACTGGAATCATTAAATTAGCAATACCTTCAGGTAAAGTATGTGCAATCAAAAGTTCCAAGCTGTCCACATCGTCTACAAAGAGCTTTTTTAATGTTCCTGTCCCTTTCTCTTCAATCACTCCCATTGGTAATTTTTCTAATTTTTCTTGAAGAGAAATTCTAAGACGCATAAGTGTACTATATGCGGCCCTATGAGAAATAGCTAATCCTCTTGCATACAAAACTGCTTGTAAAACTAAACATACAAGAACACCTACAACTCGCCATGCCACATAGGACATAGTAATAGGGTGTCCTTCAATTAATGGTGCAATAACTTCATATGCTAAAATAAAAGGTACAACGCCCATCATAACACTGACTAATAAAAGTATTGTAGACCAAAACATTCCTTTTTTATGTGGCCCTGCATATGCCATCACCTTGTCAAGCATTTAATCTACCTCCTTTAAATGTATTATATATTTTATATTATTTTTATTGATATCCTATTTTTGAAAAATCAATGTTGAAAGTTCCTTTAAAACCCTTGGAGATAATTTTTTATCTTGAACTATTCTCCCATTTTCTAAAAACAATATTCTTGTACACGTCTTAATAATAAATTCAAAGTCATGAGAAATTAAAAAAATAATTCTTCCTTCCTTTGACAATCTAAGTATAAGTTCACTAACTTTTCCCATCGATTCATAATCAAGCCCACTAGTTGGTTCATCAAAAATCAAAATAGGGCTTTTCTTCATAAGAGCTGCACCTATTGTAACTCGTTGTTTTTGACCTCCTGACAAAGATGCTGGATGCCTTTCTTTAAAATTTTCCAAACCCAATGATTCAAGCACCTTCGTAATAGTCTCTTGGGAAGCTTCATTAACTCCAATTAAAAGTTCTTCCCAAACACTGCTACCAAATAATTGATAGTCAGCATCTTGCATAACAAAATAAGAAAGAGATCTCCTTTTACTTGATTTAACAGCACTATTGTTATAATAAATTGAACCTGATTTTTCCTTTAGCAATCCACTTAATAAAGAAACCAGTGTGGTCTTTCCTGTTCCATTTAGACCTAATATTCCTATGACTTCTCCAGAATTACTATTAAATGAAATATCTTTTAATATAGGTTTACGTCTATTATAAAAATACGAAATATTTTCAACCTTAAAATTAAAAGATTTATGTTTAAAATCTTCAGACATTTTTTTGTCACTTTGAATCTCTAATAAATTCTCAAAATAAACTGAACGAAGTCCTAAATCATATCGCTGACATTTATCTATATTAAGAAATTCCCTTGCTGATAAAATATGTTCTATTTTACCATCTTCCATATAAACCACGCGATCTATCAAATCCCGAAGATAGTAAAATCTATGCTCTGAAATTAAAATGGTACATCCACATTTTTTTAATTGTTTCAAGATATATGTTAATTTTTTTATAGCTTGAAAATCAAGATTAGCAGAAGGCTCGTCTAAAACATATATCCGAGATCCCAATGAATAAACAGACCCAATGGCAACCTGCTGTTTTTGTCCACTAGATAAAGAAAATATACTTCGATTTAATAAATTTTCTAATTTAAGCTGAGCTACCGTATTAGATACACGATCTAAAATTTCTGATTGAGAGTACCCCATATTTTCACAGCCAAAAGCTAATTCTCCAGTAGTCTCTGTCATAAAAAACTGTGAACGTGGATCTTGAAATACTGTTCCTACAATACCAGATAAATCATTAATATCTATAGATGAAATTGATCTACCATGAAGCAACACATT contains the following coding sequences:
- a CDS encoding ABC transporter ATP-binding protein, with the protein product MLDKVMAYAGPHKKGMFWSTILLLVSVMMGVVPFILAYEVIAPLIEGHPITMSYVAWRVVGVLVCLVLQAVLYARGLAISHRAAYSTLMRLRISLQEKLEKLPMGVIEEKGTGTLKKLFVDDVDSLELLIAHTLPEGIANLMIPVVVYIMMFINDWKLAFLSLASVPISFAAMMIMYSIGMKEMGGYYQAGQVMNNTIIEYINGMEVVKVFNREGESYAKFKGDVLNYRDLTLKWFKACWPWMALYSSLLPCTIILTLPLGSFFVLKGYSTLPNLILVLCLSISIGIPLLKALSFMPALPQLNYKITALEQVLSSEALKETNAAFNGKDYTVDFDKVSFSYGEQEVIHNVSFTAKEGEMTALVGESGSGKSTLAKLLVHYYELNNGSISIGGQNICEMSLEALNDKIAYVAQDQYLFNISIMENIRLGRQGATDEEVMEAAKKAQCMEFIERLPKGFYTSVGDSGNQLSGGQRQRITLARAILKNAPIVILDEATAFADPENEEKIEQAITELVKDKTLLVIAHRLSSIKDAQQICIMDNGSIAFKGTHSELLESSPIYKKLWNAGENSARWQLKEKKEGI
- a CDS encoding ABC transporter ATP-binding protein produces the protein MIEFQNLSFCYEENVMPSICDINLKILEGEFILLTGRSGCGKTTLCRMVNGLIPHFYSGEILGNVLLHGRSISSIDINDLSGIVGTVFQDPRSQFFMTETTGELAFGCENMGYSQSEILDRVSNTVAQLKLENLLNRSIFSLSSGQKQQVAIGSVYSLGSRIYVLDEPSANLDFQAIKKLTYILKQLKKCGCTILISEHRFYYLRDLIDRVVYMEDGKIEHILSAREFLNIDKCQRYDLGLRSVYFENLLEIQSDKKMSEDFKHKSFNFKVENISYFYNRRKPILKDISFNSNSGEVIGILGLNGTGKTTLVSLLSGLLKEKSGSIYYNNSAVKSSKRRSLSYFVMQDADYQLFGSSVWEELLIGVNEASQETITKVLESLGLENFKERHPASLSGGQKQRVTIGAALMKKSPILIFDEPTSGLDYESMGKVSELILRLSKEGRIIFLISHDFEFIIKTCTRILFLENGRIVQDKKLSPRVLKELSTLIFQK